TCGAAAGCTAAGCGATAAAGGTTTTGTGAAATCTTCTAAAATGTTAATGGGTAAAAGGATTGGAGTTGGTTGAATGTATTTACCGAAATAACCTAATCCTTTTTTGCTAAGGCCCGCATAAAAATATGCTATTGACGTAAGTAAAGCTAAAGCAACGGTAGTATTTATATCATTCGTAGGTGCGGCTAACTCCCCATGAGGTAATTCTATGATCTTCCAAGGTAAAAGCGCCCCCACCCaattagaaacaaaaataaatagaaacaTAGTTCTAATAAAGGGGACCCATGGACCGTATTCCTCTGCAATCTGAGTTTTGCTCACATCTCGAATGAATTCAAGAACATATTCGAAGAAATTCTGACCGCCAGTCGGAATGGTTTGTGGGTTCCGAACAGCTATAATGGCAGAACCTAATAAGATAGCAATTACAACCTAAGAAGTAATAAGTACTTGGGCATGGACTTGGAAACCTCCTATTTTCCAATAGAAATGCTAGCCTACTTCCACACTGGATATATCATATAACCCTTTTTGTATGTTGATGGAACATTATCATGAACATTCATATTGCCCtctgaaaaaaagaaaactttaaaaggaattattttgattcaacCATCTTTTTTTTCGACTTGCCCGctaaaattgtatattttcaatttaattgtatattttagaTACCGACAAATCACATAATATACCCAgttatttttatctcttttgtACGATTCAGAAATAGTAACCGATTCCATAAATCTATGCTATGGAAttcacaaaataattaatttatcttattattactctatcttattattaatcaGGGATTTCATATATAGCTAGAATgaccctcacaaattgcaaatactaatttattaagaattagtCGGATTGAAGCTATAGCATCATCATTCGCTGGAATCGAAATATCTGCGAGATCCAGGTCACAGTTTGTATCAATTAAACAAATCGTTGGAATTCCCAACGTGATACATTCCCGAAGAGTTGTATAGTCTTCTTGCTGATCAACGATTATTACAATATCGGGTAACCccatcatatatttaatcctaCCCAGATATGTTTGCAAGTGAGCTAACTGTCTCTCTAATCGAGCCGCATCTCCTTTCGGAAGACGGTTGAGTCTACCTGTCTTTTGTTCCATTCTCAAGTCCCTAAACTTTTGAATTCTAGTTTCTGTAGTGGACCAATTCGTTAAAATACCGCCGAGCCATTTCTTATTAACATAATGACATCGAGCCCTTATTGCAGCTCGTGCTACTGAATCCGCTGCTTTATTTTTGGTACCAACAATTAagaattgttttctcctaCTTGCTGCATCAAAAGCTAAATCACAAGCTTCTGATAAAAAATGAGCAGTTCTAGTAAGATTTGTAATATGAATACCCTTACGCTTTGTAGAGATATAAGGTGCCATTCTCGGATTCCATTTTCTAGTACCATGACTAAAATGAACTCCTGCTTTCATCATCTCTTCCAAATTAATGTTCCAATATCTTCTTATCATTTCTCCCCACActtcctctcttttttttcttttttaaagaaaaaagagaaacgGGGTAccttgaaataaataattgttcCGATGGAACCTTCTCTTTTCCCGGAGATTGGACGTTGATATACGATCCAAGCgattaatttctttctattccttaatttctttatttctttattacttTACTATTAACGAATCACATGAACAAATCACAGGACCacgttaattaaaaaaaaggatgAATCCGCTCTTAGGAATCATTAAATCCTATAAATGATTATTCTGATGTATTGtagaaattttttgaaatgcaAGAATCAAATAACTCTTTATGGTGGAATAAAATATCTCTATATCTAAATTCCCCCCgaataaattattctttttggtTTTCAAAGGAATGTTCTTATATTGCCTTGAACCTTGTACTAATCCTTTGAATCCGGAACCAATGGGTATCATACCACCTAGAACAACGTTTTCTTTCAGGCCTTTCAACCAATTAATACGACCGCGGAGAGCGGCTTTTGCTAAAACACGAGTAGTTTCTTGAAAACTGGCCTCGGATATGAAACTTTGAGTATTCAGGGATGCTCTCATTATTCCCAATAATATGGCTCGGTAATAGATGGCTTCTTCCAAAGCACGTCCCGTTCGTTTTGCTCGTAACAATCCAATTAGTTCTCCGGGTGAAAAAACATTAGACATGCCGTCTTCTGAAACCAATACTTTTGATGTTATTTGACGTACAATAATTTCTATATGCCTATTATGGATCTACACCCCTTGGGATCAATAAACCCTTTGGATCTTATTAACCAGAGAGAAGCAACTTTGCACTATAGTTAGCTCAGTACCAATCAAGAATCCCCAAGGAATTCCAAGAATTCTTGGTATACATTCGTTCCAACCCCCAACTCTTTTTTCTAGGTTTATCGATATTGAATCAATTGAACGTACTTCtaacacttgttctactttTGGAAGACCCTGCGTTATATCACCAGATCTTGacttttcatatataaatgtaACTAATGTATCTCCTTCGTAAAGGATTTCTCCATAATGGCCATGAACGGTTGCTCCTGGAGTGGCCAAATAAGGCTTAGCGGATCTTATTACTACAGAGCCAATGTGAATAATTATAACTTGACCCAATTTTAGATGTGGTATGTTTTTGGCCATATAGACATTTTCGCAAATAAACTGTCCCAGGCTAATTATTGTGAAGCTTTcttcataataattatgatgATAATTATGATGAGAAAATACAAATTCAAATTGAATGGATTCAAAACACTATTACTGCATGGATCGGGATTAACAACTCTCCCGTTTTCATCcactaaataatttttaagtacTCGAAAAGTCTGTTTTAAATTGTCAAGtttcaaatatttagttaCTGAGATCCGATTAtgagttattaaatttaaatggtaaaataaatacaaattcgCGAATTTGAAGGTACATTCTAAAGGGCCCAACGAATCTCTAATTGGAATTATAAGATCTCTTTtaattgattcttttattacatTGTGATGTTTTACATCGTTAAAGGGATccattcaaaaataattagatgATGACAAAATTATCAAAGATTGACATTGCTTATTTCTATTCAACAATGTACTAATAGTTCCTTGATTTTGTTTAAGTGATTGTTGAATCCTTGTCTTGAAATAGATGGGATAAAATGGATTAATATTGGTGTGATTTGCCCCATTATTAGAGATCGGCCCTGAACTCGATGGATCATTCCTTTTTCTACTGATATATGAAATGTAGGATTTCACTAGGTTGATTCTTAAGAAATCACGAATCAGACCATTTGTGTTTACTTCAACAAAGGAAGCGTGGGCCTCTTCGATACaagaacttttcttttcttggtcCCAATTCAACACTAAACAAGTACGAACTAATTGAATACTTGTGTCAGAAATTCCTCAAATCGGTTTACCATTTCTAGATAGAATATAATTGACAACTCGAAGTTTCAGATTATCCTTTTCCTGCAATAAATCCCAGGGGAAAAgtgtttctaaatttatacCATTCGCTATCTCATATATGATTACTAGTCGAACCAAAACAAAATACTTTTTCCTAGTAGGTGCGATTCGTTGGATGTAGATCCagtttttcagtttttttgaTTCCTTAGAATTTGTTTTTACCATTCCTGGTGGTATCAAGATACCACTGTGTCGGGATCTTTTATTTGTCTCTCCCGGAAAACGGATATCTCCAGAAAAGATTTTAagctcaattttttttctctccacTCGGACCAATCCGCCCACCCGACTTCTTGTATTTAAAGTGATTGGTGTATCTACTCCAATGATACAATTGTTCCGTACCATTAGGGAAGAAGATTCGGGTAAAATATACACTTCTTCgggaatgaaaaaaaaagcGATCTACCTTCATTTGGTATTTTGGCTTAAATTCTTTGACTCCCCaatactcaatcaaatcttctTTTTTGACAATTGAATGCACCCCTATAGCCCCATATTTAGTAATTCCTGAACTCTTTCTTCGGTATTGGGGATCGtcaaaataagcaaaaatactatttcTACGGAAAATACCATTTAGCGGTATTTCAATCGAGATAGCTGAGGAGCGggtcattattttttttgcttgTTCTTGAATTGATTGGAATGGGATGATGAATTTATTTCTTCGCCTCTTTGCCAATAAATCAGAATTCTCGTAGAGAATCGTAGGATATATGAGATTACAATGACCAATACATACGATTCGATTAAGTTCTGAATaataaggaatcctactttGTTTTTTACCCGAAAAATCTGAACTAAAGAATTTGGGTTTAACTTGATCATTATTTACGAAATTTACGGAAGGACTAGaaatatatcttcttttgataGAAAGAGAATGAATGTTCATTTGATCTTGATCCTTATGGAGCGAAAAAGGAACTATACTGGATCTGCACGAATTTCCTGATAATATCCATAAATGACTTGTTTTTGGTAAGAGATGGACATTACTATATGTAAATTCAGGTGCATGGTATACATTAGTACTCCaatgatgtgtgctacttgtgttagctacaatctaaggcagtgtacctatcgatgcagtctagcactaatggcgagtatcaaggtcgtattcctcgggaaagtgaaagcccagagttacttctttgttctttgttatattaacctaaaatgaattatgaaccttcttatcattcactacctgaatcataaacttaactaaataaatatatacaaacaaaacagaaattaaaaaaaaggctaaattaacaaatagtaaatttcactctagttttcaaacctaaaatgaatgatgaataatctctaaactaactaatagctacaagctaagttctaagggagatgcaggaatgaatagataaatgaaataaccaagacaagaaagcaaacccaaagggaacctaaactagttggtaatcaaacaaaaaataaaggactgatgaatccaattatgctacccgtggatgaattcttaactgaattcgatttctctctctcgataaccgaattcctaaacctaataacctaaagttagaatctcttcctaacgattgattcttaaattagcattaagctttaatctacCTCTATTAagatttgttaattcttaatccggctagttaattatccttatctctaagtgattattaaccagttcttgctattcaaaattccaattgccaaatggacttctcaatcacacaaagcaatctaaacaccacaattcacaacgtctcataaATAAtgttatcttattaatactgaaagcaagaagaatacaaaaccaacttaAACattccaacaatataatattaagctaacatagtaaagaaatcccaatggatttaatcagtctagctaaacatgttcatatttaaaacaatctaggaaatcaattacaatgaaagaataatgaaaatgaaacatgtacacccttttctctcgaattggatgaacagctctacactttgattaatctctcaaattgcctcttgaattgctccactactgttttgcgcTCGGAACCTTGTGATTCCGGGGTTCTTCTtccccgcaactctctctcgcactcaatacggtgcagaaaccgaaccagccgccagggctctatgtcactccttCCCCCTCTTTCCAACCCTAAAAAAtttgttttccttatatattttatttcagcACGACCGTGatcaaggccgtgctggtcaaCACGGTGGAGTCTAGGCAGTGCTGAAattgtggatctcaccaagtaggtttTCACCATGGCCGTGCCCCCGCTGGTGCTGGCCACCATGGCccgtggtggaggccgtggtggcctcggaaaccgtgcccaaaccattattttgaagaccaagtttcgatggttggtcacggctagagtccagcccgtgatggtcagcacggccttgactcaggccgtgctcaatgtgtgcaacgcgagctcttgtccgatcttgatgaattctcgtccatttccacacgtattgatctataattgcttaaacaccgatgatggtcctataaatgctcctgaaatgcaaaagaagacaaaacacgggtgatttgggaataaaagcacaataattgctaagaacatacgcaataatatgcaagcaaatatgtgtaaaactatgcacatcacaTTTCCCCTTCTGAATCAGAATAAATATGTTTTCGAACCTTCTCTTTAAGATTCAAAGTGTATGTTCCCGCCCGAATTTCAGCAATCACTTGTTCTGATTCTacatattgattattttgaaCTAAAAGGAAACTCTTCGGTGGAATAGTAGCATTATGTATAATATCGTGACTTTCAATAGTTACATACAAGTCTATATAACATAGAAAAGCAGGATGCCCATGACGTGTATGTATGGGATGACCCAAATCCtcgttaaattttatttttcaattagagAGGGCTCGTACATATTCTACAGTATGAAATGTTCTTAATGTTAGTTGAGTACCCGGCTCCCCAATGGATTGACCTGCAATAATACCTACGGCTTCCCCCAATTCCACTAGATCGCCATGAGTAACATAATCGACAGATCCAAGACGTACTCCTACAAGTAAAGGGAGTTCGAATAGATATTGTTTGTTTTCAAAAGGTTATGAATCGATTGGCAAGTCTAATCCCAATATCTTGATTTCGAATGGCAATGCATTGTAGACCCATATATATATTGTCTGCTAATACACGACCAATTAATGTTTGAATAGAAATTCTTTCCGACATCATCCCATTTCGAGGACTCACAGAGATCCCTCGGGTGGTGCCACAATCTGTTCTACGTACAACAATGTGTTGAACTACTTCAATAAGTCTACACATAAGATATCCAGCATCTGATGTTCGTACAACGGTATCGACAACCCCTTTGCGGGCTCCGTAGCAAGAAATGATATATTCTGTTAAAGATAGTCCTTCGCGTAATTGCTTTGAATAGGTAAATCGATCATTTGTCCTTGTGGATCTGACATTAATCCTCTCATACCTACTAATTGGTGTACTCGAGATACATTTCCCCTAGCTCCCGAAAAAGACATTATATGGACTAGATTAAAGGGTTCCATCATCCTAAAATTAACATTCATTTCTTGTCGCAAATATTCACTTGTAGCATACCATATCTCAATAGATTGGCGTAATTTTTCTACTGCGTGTACATTTCCATAATGATAGTGTTTTTCCAAAATCAAACTTTGTTGTTCAGCGTTTTGAACTAGCCATCCCTTAGAAGGTATTGTTAAAAGATCATCAATTCCTAATGAAATGGATGTAGCAGTGGCTTGCTGGAAACCCAGAGTCTTTACTTGATCCAGGATTTGTGATGTATATGCCATTCCAAAATGATCTATTAATCTGCTAATAAGTCGTTTAATGGCAGTTCCATCTATCACTTTATTGTGAAAGACCAGATTAGCACGTTTGGCCATAAGTACCTCCATATTCCGCTGAGTTGAGTTCGATAATGGATTTGAGTCAATGATTAGAAACTTCCTTTTCTCGATCTTGATTTGCATAGAAATGAAATTCAGGAACTAGGGTCCTAGCTGAACCGAAGAGATCGGAATTCATGCCAGTGTCATAGAATTACTTAGCTTAGATCCCTATGATTAGATACCATCTGAGCCGGCTTGGCAAAACCCTTGTATAGCTTCTTCAATTTCTCGATAAAGAGAAGTATGACCAACAGTAGTTTGATGTATAtacaaagaatttctttttttatatttcttactATTAGATAGTGTTCATAAATCTCATGATAGGTACCCAAAGATTCATTGTGAACTTCGACGGGAGCTTCTATTGAAGCAATAGCGTGTTGATCTAGTTGCCACTAGAGCCACAAAGGACTATCTAAATTGATTCTTTTCTGCCGATAATCACCAATTGCATCATaggaattagaaaaaaaggaTTCTTTTGTATATTGATTGTTATTATCGTAAATTCtttcattttgataatttttgtGATTACATGGATTATACCTATTTGCACAAATACCTCGGCGATTCCCACTTGTTAATACATAGAGCCCAATAAGCATATCTTGAGTTGGTATGGAAATGGGATCTCCAATAGCTGGAGATAAGAgattcatatgagaaaacataaGTAAACGAGCCTCTGCTTGAGCCTCCAGCGATAAAGGTACATGAACAGCCATTTGATCCCCATCAAAGTCTGCATTGAATCCCTTACAAACTAATGGATGTAAACAAATAGCGCGGCCCTCCACTAAAATGGGTTGGAATGCCTGTATACCTAATCTATGCAAAGTCGACACTCTATTTAGTAATACTGGATGCCCCTGCATAACTTCCTGAAGTATTTCCCATACAATTGGCTCTTTTTCCCGAATTTTACTCTAGCAACTCCTATGTTCGAAGCAAGATGTTGTCTAATTAGACCACGAATTACAAATATCTGGAAAAGTTCTATTGCTATTTCGCGAGGCAATCCACATCGATGTAATGAAAGTGAGGGGCCTATGATAATGAAAGAATGCCCTGAGTAATCAACCCGTTTTCCAAGCATAGTCTCACGAAATCTTCCTTCTTTGCCTTTAATTACATCCGAAAATGACTTGTAAACCTTATTATGACCGTCTCTCATTGGTTGTCCGCGGATTCCATTATCAAGAAGTGTATCCATAGCTTCTTGTACTAATTTTTCCTGACATGTTACTAATTCTCCTGGCGTAGATCTACTTGTTGTTAATAGATCAATAAGAGTATTGTTCCGATAGATAACTCTTCTATAGAGTTCATTAATATCTGAACTCATTAGTTTACCCCCATCTATCTGAATGATCGGTCTCAACTCGGGAGGAAGAACTGGTAATAGACATTAAACCATCCATTCTGGTTCTATATTTGTTCGAATAAAATGCTTAGCTAATTCCACGCGTCGAACCAAaaattcctttcttcttccaacTTTTTGATCTTCCCATTCATTCCCCATAGGCCCTTCTTCCCCTAATTCTTTCCATTCTACCGATGAATAATCTATAATAATTTGCAAATCTAGATTGGCTAATTGTTCTCGGATAGCACCAGCTCCTGTAGAAATTTCTCGATTTCGAAATGTATCGAAGCCTTGGGTAGTAAAAAAAAGTGGAATACTGTATTTCGAGGATTGAATTTCGTATTCAAATGAACCTCGTAATCGTAAAAAAGTAGGTTTTTTAGCTATGGGCctagcaaaagaaaaattgggAAGCGGcattgatgggtgctactcgtgttagctacaatctaaggcagtgtacctatcgatgcagtctagcactaatggcgagtatcaaggtcgtattcctcgggaaagcgaaagcctagagttactcctttgttctttgttatattaacctaaaatgaatgatgaataaattctaaactaactattaactacgagctaagttccgagggagatgcaggagtaattgataagtgaaataatcaagacaagaagataaacccaaagagaatctaaactagttggcaatcaaacaaaagataaaggatcggtgagtctaattatgctacccgtggatgaattcttaaccgaattcggtttctctctcgagataaccgaattcccaaacctaataacctaaagttggaatctcttcctaacgattgattcttaaattagcattaagctttaatccgcctctattaagctttgttaattcttaatccggctagttaattatccttatctctaagcgattattaaccagttcttgttattcaaaattccaattgccaaacggatttctcaatctcataaagcaatctaaacatcacaattcacaacgtctcatgaataatgcataatcttattaatactgaaaacaagaagaatacaaaaccaactcaaacaatccaacaatataatatcaagccaacatagtaaagaaatcccaatggattaaatcagtctagctaaacatgttcatatttaaaacaatctaggaaatcaattacaatgaaagaataatgaaaataaaacatgtacacccttttctctcgaattggatgaactgctccaaatctggatctacactttgattaatctcccaaactgcctcttgaattgctccactactgttttgcactcggaatcttacgattctgggattcttactcactgcaactctctctcgcactcagtattgtgcagaaaccaaaccagccactagggctcaatgtcactcttttcttttcccccctcctcttaagaaaaactcattttttcttatatatttaactcagcacggccgtgttcaaggtCAGGCTGTCAAGACGGGCCAAGTCCAAGCCGGCCGaaccgtggatctcaccaagtagggtttcaccacggccgtgttcctccccgtgttggccaccacgggccgtgtttctccccgtgttgtccaccacgggccgtgctgaaggctgtggtggctacggaaaccgtgcccaaagtgccaatttcaagaatcaaagccaatggttgagcacggccagagtccaggccgtgctcaatgtatgcattgcgggctcttgtccgatcttgatgaattctcgtccgtttccgcacgtattgatttataattgcttaaacaacgatgatggtcctataaatgttcctgaaatgcaaaagaacataaaacacgggtgatctgggaataaaagcacaataattgctaagaacatacgcaataatatgcaagcaaatatgtgtaaaactatgctcatcaaattaccccacacttaagctattgcttgtcctcaagcaattaacaactcaacccacaaaactacagttagcaattcatttcagtttatgcccctagtccacaacagagagtattcaacacatctcaaaggatactcaatcataaatcaaattacaaatcattaacaaagaatggaaataatattaatgcatgagtaacttaaatgacaactcaacaccaacatcatgaaccaatgcctcacagggatcactcaagtcgctcaaagtgtatattaggtaaataacaaatccctcaaagcaaatgcacaagacccgctcaccataagcttgcttataaatcatatcttcggtattgtgaataagtaaataccaaaatcaaagggtctttaccaaggttgtaatggggctagggTAAAGGTACGAAGATTTGGACAGAAgtatgaaaatgctggaattcgtgcgataaacaatattatatgctcaaaggattaaatggcTAAGATCAcgaaaagaatcattcactaaaatccctacttcatagaataacgctcgcaaatgctctaaatccaataaaaagataaataattaaagagatttgtttattatatttttttcttcttcttcttcttcttttttttttttttaaagaaatgaactagcagcttattagcgactgccgcatacaactcgaataaacataaagaataacaaatacaaattggatcaaggggagcatttaaaatataaaaaagatttagtgaatttaccaacatagcaactagcattttaatcccacataaagtcgaacatatcacagaaagaaattccagcataagggtaaaggaaagataaatgtaaaaaatggtataattgaagtgtataggtgtagattatgaagaaaaggttaaggctcaaaaattggctaactaatggaaacataaggtggtaggcttttggtcaaatgtggggaatcctaaatcgcccaaatcatctcatggtattcacaatattcatgtaacttcaacacgcattacaaagcaagttctagaagcaaagttaagtacaatgcacactcaaacaagaaatataaagagcataagcataatgaatgctcaactggctcaaaatctcactttcggtgtggtattaggtgcagttggttcgcaacatcattaattgaatcattatttaagaaacacatgcatatgatattatcaacgttctaagttaaaattcgacaattcgaaaataattaaataacaccggtttaacccgtataggttgatgtgtaaaacaccataaattgttttctaaggacaatgaacagtaaagaaaagtaactacaattctataaatcaagtcatcaatcggctcaaaaatagcatactcaagtgcataaaaacacagtgtcctaacatcccctaaaaatacacaacacctagccatagcaatttcagatatattaaaaatccatatgagagattaaggtttacccataaCCACCCTAAACTTAAGGAACACACTGTCCTTAGTGTAAAACGTTATGGATACctcgcatggaatgctcaactaggAGAagcaaaggcaatacaatccaaatGCATGATATGTacgaaaaataaagtaaataaatgcagaaaataaagtaaacggccgtgttcctccccgtgttggccaccacgggccgtgtttctccccgtgttgtccaccacgggccgtgctgaaggccgtggtggctacggaaaccgtgcccaaagtgccaatttcaagaatcaaagccaatggttgagcacggccagagtccaggccgtgctcaatgtatgcattgtgggctcttgtccgatcttgatgaattctcgtccgtttccgcacgtattgatctataattgcttaaacaacgatgatggtcctataaatgttcctgaaatgcaaaagaacataaaacacgggtgatctgggaataaaagcacaataattgttaagaacatacgcaataatatgcaagcaaatatgtgtaaaactatgctcatcaaatatgtgtaaaactagcaaaagaaaaattgggAAGCGGCGTATTAATACCAAGCCGCTTGAATACTGAGTCATTGAAGATAAGCATAAACAAGGGCATCAAGCTGATTACTAGTGTAAAGAAGGAGGGTGTTATCCGATGATTAGGAGGGACTAGTATCCTTTTTCAATCGgatattattataatgatTTATAATATAGACCCTTGAATATTTGTAGTCCAAACAATTAATTTCCATGAGTTTTTCATACCCCGATTATTATTACACCAAATATCTTTCTATATAATTTTGTCTAGGAACTAGAGTTACATCTCTTTTCCATTTCCATTCAAGAGTTCTTATGTGTTTGTGTTTCCACACCCCCTTGAGACCCCGAAAAATGGACAAATTCCTTTTCTTA
The nucleotide sequence above comes from Ricinus communis isolate WT05 ecotype wild-type chromosome 6, ASM1957865v1, whole genome shotgun sequence. Encoded proteins:
- the LOC125370386 gene encoding 30S ribosomal protein S2, chloroplastic-like, encoding MIRRYWNINLEEMMKAGVHFSHGTRKWNPRMAPYISTKRKGIHITNLTRTAHFLSEACDLAFDAASRRKQFLIVGTKNKAADSVARAAIRARCHYVNKKWLGGILTNWSTTETRIQKFRDLRMEQKTGRLNRLPKGDAARLERQLAHLQTYLGRIKYMMGLPDIVIIVDQQEDYTTLRECITLGIPTICLIDTNCDLDLADISIPANDDAIASIRLILNKLVFAICEGHSSYI